CTCGCCGCCGAACACGTCGGGCGTCCAGCTTGCCGCGAGGCCAATGCCGGCCTGCCGCACGTAGCCGAGCGGCGGCGGGGTGTTCTGCCGCGTGTTGGACGCTGTCGCGGTCGCATTCAGTTCCGGCAGCAGATCTGCGTGACGCTGCTTTGCCACGTCCTGCGCCTGCTTGACGCGCTCAGCCGCGGCCGCTACGTCGAGGTTGTCGTCCAGCACCGATGTCACGAGCTGATGCATCACCGGGTCACCGAAGTCCTTCCACCACGCGTCGGCGGCCACCGGCGCCTCGGGAGCCGCGACGCTCCACGCGTTTGGCGCGACGGTTTGCACGGTCTCGTGAAGGTCCGCGTGGGTTGCAGGCTGCACCGCGCAGGCGGCGAGACTCAGCGCCGCGATGCCTGCCAGGATCTTTGCAAAGGTTGATTTCATGTCGGGTCTCTCAGTGAGCGTCAGGAGGCGGTGCGGTGTTGCCAAACGGGCGCGAGAAAGCCACGCTTGCCAGGCCGACGACAAAGCAGAGCGCCACTGCGAGAAAGGCATCGGAGAAGGTCAGCACGAGCGCTTCGCGCATCAGGAGCGAATGCAGCACGTCGAGGCCGGCGCTCGCCGAGTCGAGCGCGTCGCCGCCGATTGCGGCCAGGTGCGCGGCCTGCTGATGAAGCAGCGATTCGACGACGGGCCGCCCCGCCGTGACGTGTTCGTCGAGGCGCTCGAAGTGCAGGTTCAGGCGGTCGTTGAGCATCGTGCTGGCAACGGCAATGCCAATCGCGCCGCCGAGATTCCGCATCAGGTTGAAGAGCCCGCTCGCCGAGCGAAGCCGCGAAGGCGGCAGCGACCCGAGCGCCATCGTGACGATCGGCGGAATGCAGAACTGTTGCCCGATACCGCGCAGCGCCTGCGGAATCAGCAGTTCACGCCAGCCCCACTGGCTCGTCAACGGCACGTACAGGTAGAGACCGACACCAAAGCACACGAGGCCGAATATCATCAGCAGGCGCATATCGATCACGCGCGCCAGCAGCGAATACGCGACGAGTGCAATCAACTGGAAGCAACCCACCGAGAGCAACGCAAGACCAATCTGCAACGAGTCGAAGCCACGCACACGCGCGAGAAACACCGGGGTCAGAAACACCGCGCAGAAAATGCCGACGCCCGTAATGAACGACAACAGGCTGCCAATGCCGAAGTTGCGGATCGCCAGCGCCCGGAGATCGACAATCGGTTCCTTCGCCGTGAAGGCGTGCACGATGAACAGAAAGCCGCAGATCGCGGAAATCCACGTGCACAGAACAATGACGTCATCACCGAACCAGTTCTTGCGGGGGCCTTCTTCGAGCACATATTCGAGGCAACCGAGAAAGCCGGACATCAGCAAAATGCCCAGGTAGTCGCCCTTTTTAAGCAGCGAGAGATCGACTTCATCGATGTGCACGAACTTCGGCACGAGCACGGTGACGAAGATGCCGGGCACGACGTTCAGATAGAACAGCCAGTGCCACGACCATTGCGAGGTGATCCAGCCGCCGATCACCGGGCCGATCGTCGGTGCGAGCGATGCTAGAGCGCCGATCGTCGTGGAAGCGATCAGCCGCTGCTTGCCGGGGAACAGCACGAACGCGGTCGTAAAGACGGTGGGGATCATCGCCGCGCCGAGCGCGCCCTGCAGGCCGCGAAACACGATCATCGAGTTGATATCCCACGCCAGGCCGCACAGCATGCTCGTCACCGTGAAGCCGAACGCGGAGGCGGTGAAGAGCCAGCGCGTCGAAAACACACGCGTGAGCCAGCCAGACATCGGGATCACCAGAATCTCGGCGATCAGATATGAAGTCTGTACCCAGGACAACTCGTCCTGGCTGGCCGACAGACCGCCGCCGATGTCCCTCAGTGACGACGCAACGATCTGGATGTCGAGCGTCGCCATGAAGAAGCCGAGGCACATCAGCGCGAATGCGAAGACTTTGGTGCGCGTCGGCTGGTCGGCGGGATTGGCCGGGAGAGCGGCAGGACCGGAGTTCATGGAGAAGGCGTTTGTGCGGTTCATGATCGTGTCGCCTGCTCGCTCATCAAGCCTGACCGGCGAGGTGCACCCTCACCGTCGCCGACAGGCCGGGCCGCAGCACGCGTTCCATTTCCTTCGACACATTCAGGTGGACGCGCACCGGCACGCGCTGCACGATCTTCGTGAAGTTGCCGGTTGCGTTTTCTGCCGGCAGGACGCTGAAGGTCGCACCTGTTGCGGGCGCCAGGCTTTCAACCACGCCGTGGATCCTGCCGCTGGAGGCGTCGAGATCAACATCGACCGTATCGCCTACGCGCATCTTCTTTAACTGGTCTTCCTTGAAGTTGGCATCGATCCACAGGCCGCTCGACGGCACGACCGTCAGCAGCGAGACGCCTACGTTCGCCAGCAGGCCGACGCGTGCCGTGCGGTTGCCGACGTAGCCGTCGATGGGCGAACGGATGGTCGTGTACTCGACGTTCAGTGCGGCCACGCGCTGTGCCGCCTCGGCCGTCGCCACGCGGGCCTCGGCATCGCCAATCTGCGCGTCGAGCACGACCAGTTGCCGCTGCGCCGCGGTGAAGGCTGCGTTGCTGCGATCCACTGCGGCACGTGCCTTGAGCAGGTCGGCGTCCGCGCGTTCGACGACCTGGTTCGACACGGCGTCGTCCTTCACCAGTTCTCGATAGCGTGCCTCGTCCGAGGCGCTGCGCGTCAGTTCCGCACCCGACGCGCGAACTTCAGCGGACTGCTCGTTGATCGTTGCCAGTTGCAGCGATTTCTTCGCCTGCAACTCGGTGACTGCCGCCTTCGCGCCTGCCACTTCGGCATTGGCCTGAGCGAGACGCGCATCGTAGTCGCGCGCATCCAGCCGGATCAGAAC
The DNA window shown above is from Paraburkholderia sp. BL10I2N1 and carries:
- a CDS encoding DHA2 family efflux MFS transporter permease subunit, with translation MNSGPAALPANPADQPTRTKVFAFALMCLGFFMATLDIQIVASSLRDIGGGLSASQDELSWVQTSYLIAEILVIPMSGWLTRVFSTRWLFTASAFGFTVTSMLCGLAWDINSMIVFRGLQGALGAAMIPTVFTTAFVLFPGKQRLIASTTIGALASLAPTIGPVIGGWITSQWSWHWLFYLNVVPGIFVTVLVPKFVHIDEVDLSLLKKGDYLGILLMSGFLGCLEYVLEEGPRKNWFGDDVIVLCTWISAICGFLFIVHAFTAKEPIVDLRALAIRNFGIGSLLSFITGVGIFCAVFLTPVFLARVRGFDSLQIGLALLSVGCFQLIALVAYSLLARVIDMRLLMIFGLVCFGVGLYLYVPLTSQWGWRELLIPQALRGIGQQFCIPPIVTMALGSLPPSRLRSASGLFNLMRNLGGAIGIAVASTMLNDRLNLHFERLDEHVTAGRPVVESLLHQQAAHLAAIGGDALDSASAGLDVLHSLLMREALVLTFSDAFLAVALCFVVGLASVAFSRPFGNTAPPPDAH
- a CDS encoding HlyD family secretion protein, which produces MSTTPSTLAPASAPAGTVGSARAARRIPWMLLAVIAVLVALVAAGSYWFIVGRFVETTDDAYIGGDVTVMAPRVSGFVTDVLVKDNEHVHVNQVLIRLDARDYDARLAQANAEVAGAKAAVTELQAKKSLQLATINEQSAEVRASGAELTRSASDEARYRELVKDDAVSNQVVERADADLLKARAAVDRSNAAFTAAQRQLVVLDAQIGDAEARVATAEAAQRVAALNVEYTTIRSPIDGYVGNRTARVGLLANVGVSLLTVVPSSGLWIDANFKEDQLKKMRVGDTVDVDLDASSGRIHGVVESLAPATGATFSVLPAENATGNFTKIVQRVPVRVHLNVSKEMERVLRPGLSATVRVHLAGQA